The Nerophis lumbriciformis linkage group LG05, RoL_Nlum_v2.1, whole genome shotgun sequence genome contains a region encoding:
- the LOC133606499 gene encoding uncharacterized protein isoform X2, whose translation MPGKMCHGFKPGDLVFAKMKGFPHWPARVCKSDDAHKKRVPVFFFGTHQIGHIPQENIVPFSGNKLKYGSGVRIKGFTEGMWEIQNTPGVGSKSKITAKTVSKTTLAKSTAASKTTSAARSTPSKRTFTSSSSTKATSSGRTSRANLNVGAKSTAVKPVCDVETSPLEATSKIESLPAASTVELMACAAECVPAQMSLRISTSKSHQEASLSKAEDVPRRSSSRSAAQTPTDDLPQKSSSPKGGASAEGRRRGRSRKPPKEKIAVEQAADNQTSGVPMTEEHDASMEDLKCKKKSRSSTGPATRLTGTASEPVSTLIKRAKGTKRPRKSWSPSTAQLPAEVLHIPQKSSKPNDGAAAEVRRRGRSKTFAVKKSQSTDAPLISQIDPLCKTHNHISQTATTLTPSSICIDAQEETEPEEKDKQLDKMPVEEQLMDLREKTQPEKEKQQMQEAEESTGTRGANRKKTKEPLEEEKKQLVEMPEENQQLEEKSKKLNEESITEKEVERRRNEDEEMEKKKALEEENKQQDKMPEEEQKEVEENTRLGEENQKKLVKESPMSSLVKRLTQEEEEEKQLDKMPDVEQRETQEKMRIGEEKQNELEEELPMSSVVKGLTQEEEQPNKMSDEEQRETQEKMRRGEKKQKELEEESPMSSLVKSNTQEEEEEKKKQPGKIPGEEQEKLRQGEENQKELEEKSSMSRKIKKKIEEQQKDLIEKIQPGEEKQLLENAEESTGKRGAKRKRKKEEMESGEEKIPQGEANRRLEEKMVPEEKSITRRGAERKKNEDKETEKKKTSEGEKKQPDKMPEKTRRREEKQNTLEEESAMSKGVKKRTDEKQKNQLEEKHKDLETKSTTSKGVQRKRKEEERKQGEEEQKKRGEESTVSRGAEGKRKDKTKDPQEPKKQVEEEQMVLAEDSTRRRVERKRKEEIQQEGSVVAKAEEAITAEKKSRRKSEEGGSKKRRKEQEAAEERKKRRKEKATEDRREARRKSRKDKDTRERGRTTEAEKDGAKKGHVDEERQQRLAAKRESLLKSLRGLMKESSPKSITKSTNRSKTTARSHKMLKESSVRKKGFKVRGSQLLVKEAKKNQDATQSKKSAGQSDDSKVKEKTQADEKKLIGKIVKATTKVQVKTMLGGATLQEEQRKKTLKADDTKLQRSSKEARKPERLTTNDKSARNGGGDQEGKSKLRDDAKDNVEERKKGDKMATSEKDGNAASKLAKQHSGGRSHKQTTHATMQSGVSSGDAAEDSQQQKNNSNLTLIDSTLHRIHGDIRISLKGDNPDVSKCLAALDQLSGIYVTSQHVQRHSELVSTLRKMRFYRANQDIMDKAAMLYNRFKNAFLLGEDQEVVSAAFLRSLLEEKEREKAVCCDEGAGLEQKQVGGEEEEVQKKETLSVD comes from the exons ATTACAGCCAAGACGGTGTCAAAAACCACTCTTGCAAAATCAACTGCTGCTTCTAAAACAACCTCTGCTGCCAGAAGTACACCTTCCAAACGTACCTTCACAAGTAGTTCTAGCACTAAAGCAACTTCAAGTGGTAGAACTTCACGTGCAAATTTAAATGTGGGTGCTAAGAGCACTGCTGTAAAACCAGTGTGTGATGTTGAAACTTCACCTTTGGAAGCTACTTCCAAGATTGAAAGTCTGCCTGCTGCTAGCACAGTGGAACTGATGGCGTGCGCAGCAGAATGTGTCCCAGCTCAAATGAGTCTTCGTATTAGCACTTCAAAGAGCCACCAAGAAGCCAGCTTGAGCAAAGCTGAAGATGTTCCAAGAAGATCTTCATCCAGATCAGCTGCACAAACACCAACCGATGATCTTCCCCAGAAGTCCTCTAGTCCAAAAGGTGGCGCTTCTGCAGAGGGGAGGAGACGAGGAAGGTCAAGAAAACCCCCTAAAGAGAAGATTGCTGTGGAACAG GCTGCAGACAACCAGACAAGCGGTGTGCCTATGACTGAAGAGCATGACGCAAGCATGGAGGACCTTAAGTGTAAGAAGAAGAGTCGCAGTTCTACTGGCCCTGCAACCAGACTCACAGGCACTGCAAGCGAGCCAGTGAGCACTTTAATCAAAAGGGCAAAGGGGACTAAACGTCCAAGAAAATCTTGGTCCCCTTCAACTGCACAATTGCCAGCAGAAGTCCTTCACATTCCCCAGAAATCTTCCAAACCAAACGATGGTGCTGCTGCAGAGGTGCGGAGACGAGGGCGAAGTAAAACCTTCGCCGTGAAGAAGAGCCAG AGCACTGATGCACCACTCATCTCTCAAATCGACCCTTTGTGCAAAACACACAACCACATATCCCAGACTGCTACCACACTGACTCCTAGTAGCATCTGCATAGATGCACAGGAGGAGACTGAGCCAGAGGAGAAAGATAAGCAACTTGACAAGATGCCAGTGGAGGAGCAGCTGATGGACCTGAGGGAGAAGACACAGCCAGAGAAAGAGAAGCAGCAAATGCAAGAGGCAGAGGAGTCAACGGGTACAAGGGGAGCTAACAGGAAGAAAACAAAGGAGCCGCTggaagaggaaaagaagcaacTAGTTGAGATGCCAGAGGAGAACCAGCAGCTCGAGGAGAAATCAAAGAAGCTAAATGAGGAGTCAATAACGGAAAAAGAAGTTGAGCGGAGGAGAAATGAGGACGAGGAGATGGAGAAGAAGAAAGCATTAGAGGAGGAAAATAAGCAACAAGACAAGATGCCAGAAGAGGAGCAGAAGGAGGTGGAGGAGAACACGCGACTTGGAGAGGAGAACCAGAAGAAGCTAGTGAAGGAGTCTCCAATGAGCAGTTTAGTAAAAAGGTTGAcgcaggaggaggaagaggagaagcAACTAGACAAGATGCCAGATGTGGAGCAGAGGGAGACGCAGGAGAAGATGCGAATAGGAGAGGAGAAACAAAATGAATTGGAAGAAGAGTTACCAATGAGCAGTGTAGTAAAGGGGTTGACACAGGAGGAGGAGCAACCCAACAAGATGTCAGATGAGGAGCAGAGGGAGACGCAGGAGAAGATGCGAAGAGGAGAGAAGAAACAAAAGGAGCTGGAGGAAGAGTCACCAATGAGCAGTTTAGTAAAGAGCAATActcaagaagaagaggaggagaagaaaaagCAACCAGGCAAAATACCAGGGGAGGAGCAGGAGAAGTTGCGGCAAGGAGAGGAGAACCAGAAAGAGCTGGAGGAGAAGTCATCAATGAGCagaaaaataaagaagaaaatagAGGAGCAGCAGAAAGACCTGATAGAGAAGATACAGCCGGGGGAGGAGAAGCAGCTGCTGGAAAATGCTGAAGAGTCAACAGGGAAAAGAGGAGCtaaaagaaagagaaaaaaagaggagATGGAGTCGGGAGAAGAGAAGATACCTCAAGGAGAGGCGAACCGGCGACTCGAGGAGAAGATGGTGCCTGAAGAGAAGTCAATAACGAGAAGAGGAGCTGAGAGAAAGAAAAATGAGGATAAGGAGACTGAGAAGAAAAAAACGTCGGAAGGGGAAAAGAAGCAACCAGACAAGATGCCAGAGAAGACGCGACGACGAGAGGAGAAGCAAAATACGCTGGAGGAGGAGTCAGCAATGAGCAAGGGAGTAAAAAAGAGGACAGATGAGAAACAGAAGAACCAACTAGAGGAGAAACATAAAGACCTAGAGACAAAGTCAACGACAAGTAAAGGAGTTCAGAGGAAGAGAAAAGAGGAGGAAAGAAAGCAAGGAGAGGAGGAACAGAAGAAACGAGGAGAGGAGTCAACAGTAAGCAGAGGGGCTGAGGGAAAGAGAAAGGACAAAACGAAGGACCCACAAGAGCCAAAGAAGCAAGTAGAGGAGGAGCAGATGGTGCTGGCAGAGGATTCAACGAGAAGACGAGTTGAGAGGAAGAGAAAAGAGGAGATCCAGCAGGAAGGAAGTGTTGTAGCAAAGGCAGAGGAGGCGATAACCGCTGAGAAGAAAAGCAGGAGGAAAAGTGAGGAGGGTGGCAGCAAGAAAAGGAGGAAAGAACAGGAGGCAGCAGAAGAGAGAAAAAAGAGGAGGAAGGAAAAGGCAACAGAGGACAGGAGAGAAGCCAGAAGGAAGTCAAGGAAAGATAAGGACACAAGAGAAAGAGGAAGGACAACTGAGGCGGAGAAAGATGGAGCAAAGAAAGGGCATGTGGATGAGGAG CGACAGCAGCGTCTGGCTGCCAAGAGGGAGAGCTTGCTTAAATCTTTGCGAGGTCTGATGAAGGAAAGCTCCCCCAAGAGCATCAC GAAGTCCACCAACAGATCCAAGACAACAGCCAGAAGTCACAAGATGCTCAAAGAGTCCAGCGTGAGGAAGAAAGGTTTCAAAGTCCGAGGAAGCCAACTACTTGTGAAGGAAGCAAAGAAAAACCAAGACGCAACACAGTCAAAGAAGTCGGCCGGCCAAAGCGATGACAGCAAAGTTAAAGAAAAGACACAGGCAGACGAGAAGAAGTTGATTGGAAAAATTGTGAAAGCAACGACAAAGGTTCAAGTAAAGACGATGTTGGGTGGAGCTACGCTGCAAGAGGAACAGAGGAAGAAGACGTTGAAGGCCGACGACACCAAGCTGCAAAGAAGCTCAAAGGAGGCCAGGAAACCTGAGCGACTAACGACAAATGACAAGAGTGCAAGGAACGGCGGCGGCGACCAGGAAGGGAAGAGCAAACTGCGTGATGATGCGAAGGACAACGTGGAAGAAAGGAAAAAGGGGGACAAGATGGCCACCAGTGAAAAGGATGGCAATGCAGCATCAAAACTTGCCAAGCAGCACAGTGGCGGGAGAAGTCATAAACAAACCACACACGCCACCATGCAGAGTGGCGTGTCCAGCGGGGATGCGGCAGAGGATAGTCAGCAGCAGAAGAACAACTCCAACTTGACGCTAATTGATTCAACTCTGCACAGAATCCATGGAGACATACGTATTTCTCTCAAGGGTGACAATCCA GACGTCAGCAAGTGTCTGGCAGCATTGGATCAGCTCAGTGGCATCTATGTGACATCTCAACACGTCCAGAGACACAGCGAGCTAGTGTCCACTCTGAGGAAG ATGCGCTTCTACCGCGCCAACCAGGACATCATGGACAAGGCAGCTATGCTGTACAACCGCTTTAAAAATGCGTTCCTCCTTGGCGAGGACCAGGAGGTGGTCAGCGCCGCTTTCCTGCGCTCGCTGCTGGAGGAAAAAGAGCGTGAGAAGGCAGTGTGCTGTGATGAGGGGGCTGGGCTTGAACAGAAGCAGGTGGGGGGTGAGGAAGAGGAGGTCCAGAAAAAGGAGACACTTTCAG TGGACTGA
- the LOC133606499 gene encoding uncharacterized protein isoform X1: MPGKMCHGFKPGDLVFAKMKGFPHWPARVCKSDDAHKKRVPVFFFGTHQIGHIPQENIVPFSGNKLKYGSGVRIKGFTEGMWEIQNTPGVGSKSKITAKTVSKTTLAKSTAASKTTSAARSTPSKRTFTSSSSTKATSSGRTSRANLNVGAKSTAVKPVCDVETSPLEATSKIESLPAASTVELMACAAECVPAQMSLRISTSKSHQEASLSKAEDVPRRSSSRSAAQTPTDDLPQKSSSPKGGASAEGRRRGRSRKPPKEKIAVEQAADNQTSGVPMTEEHDASMEDLKCKKKSRSSTGPATRLTGTASEPVSTLIKRAKGTKRPRKSWSPSTAQLPAEVLHIPQKSSKPNDGAAAEVRRRGRSKTFAVKKSQSTDAPLISQIDPLCKTHNHISQTATTLTPSSICIDAQEETEPEEKDKQLDKMPVEEQLMDLREKTQPEKEKQQMQEAEESTGTRGANRKKTKEPLEEEKKQLVEMPEENQQLEEKSKKLNEESITEKEVERRRNEDEEMEKKKALEEENKQQDKMPEEEQKEVEENTRLGEENQKKLVKESPMSSLVKRLTQEEEEEKQLDKMPDVEQRETQEKMRIGEEKQNELEEELPMSSVVKGLTQEEEQPNKMSDEEQRETQEKMRRGEKKQKELEEESPMSSLVKSNTQEEEEEKKKQPGKIPGEEQEKLRQGEENQKELEEKSSMSRKIKKKIEEQQKDLIEKIQPGEEKQLLENAEESTGKRGAKRKRKKEEMESGEEKIPQGEANRRLEEKMVPEEKSITRRGAERKKNEDKETEKKKTSEGEKKQPDKMPEKTRRREEKQNTLEEESAMSKGVKKRTDEKQKNQLEEKHKDLETKSTTSKGVQRKRKEEERKQGEEEQKKRGEESTVSRGAEGKRKDKTKDPQEPKKQVEEEQMVLAEDSTRRRVERKRKEEIQQEGSVVAKAEEAITAEKKSRRKSEEGGSKKRRKEQEAAEERKKRRKEKATEDRREARRKSRKDKDTRERGRTTEAEKDGAKKGHVDEERQQRLAAKRESLLKSLRGLMKESSPKSITKSTNRSKTTARSHKMLKESSVRKKGFKVRGSQLLVKEAKKNQDATQSKKSAGQSDDSKVKEKTQADEKKLIGKIVKATTKVQVKTMLGGATLQEEQRKKTLKADDTKLQRSSKEARKPERLTTNDKSARNGGGDQEGKSKLRDDAKDNVEERKKGDKMATSEKDGNAASKLAKQHSGGRSHKQTTHATMQSGVSSGDAAEDSQQQKNNSNLTLIDSTLHRIHGDIRISLKGDNPDVSKCLAALDQLSGIYVTSQHVQRHSELVSTLRKMRFYRANQDIMDKAAMLYNRFKNAFLLGEDQEVVSAAFLRSLLEEKEREKAVCCDEGAGLEQKQWTEPTIVFSSLTDTSAQGPTSFRSFVQ, encoded by the exons ATTACAGCCAAGACGGTGTCAAAAACCACTCTTGCAAAATCAACTGCTGCTTCTAAAACAACCTCTGCTGCCAGAAGTACACCTTCCAAACGTACCTTCACAAGTAGTTCTAGCACTAAAGCAACTTCAAGTGGTAGAACTTCACGTGCAAATTTAAATGTGGGTGCTAAGAGCACTGCTGTAAAACCAGTGTGTGATGTTGAAACTTCACCTTTGGAAGCTACTTCCAAGATTGAAAGTCTGCCTGCTGCTAGCACAGTGGAACTGATGGCGTGCGCAGCAGAATGTGTCCCAGCTCAAATGAGTCTTCGTATTAGCACTTCAAAGAGCCACCAAGAAGCCAGCTTGAGCAAAGCTGAAGATGTTCCAAGAAGATCTTCATCCAGATCAGCTGCACAAACACCAACCGATGATCTTCCCCAGAAGTCCTCTAGTCCAAAAGGTGGCGCTTCTGCAGAGGGGAGGAGACGAGGAAGGTCAAGAAAACCCCCTAAAGAGAAGATTGCTGTGGAACAG GCTGCAGACAACCAGACAAGCGGTGTGCCTATGACTGAAGAGCATGACGCAAGCATGGAGGACCTTAAGTGTAAGAAGAAGAGTCGCAGTTCTACTGGCCCTGCAACCAGACTCACAGGCACTGCAAGCGAGCCAGTGAGCACTTTAATCAAAAGGGCAAAGGGGACTAAACGTCCAAGAAAATCTTGGTCCCCTTCAACTGCACAATTGCCAGCAGAAGTCCTTCACATTCCCCAGAAATCTTCCAAACCAAACGATGGTGCTGCTGCAGAGGTGCGGAGACGAGGGCGAAGTAAAACCTTCGCCGTGAAGAAGAGCCAG AGCACTGATGCACCACTCATCTCTCAAATCGACCCTTTGTGCAAAACACACAACCACATATCCCAGACTGCTACCACACTGACTCCTAGTAGCATCTGCATAGATGCACAGGAGGAGACTGAGCCAGAGGAGAAAGATAAGCAACTTGACAAGATGCCAGTGGAGGAGCAGCTGATGGACCTGAGGGAGAAGACACAGCCAGAGAAAGAGAAGCAGCAAATGCAAGAGGCAGAGGAGTCAACGGGTACAAGGGGAGCTAACAGGAAGAAAACAAAGGAGCCGCTggaagaggaaaagaagcaacTAGTTGAGATGCCAGAGGAGAACCAGCAGCTCGAGGAGAAATCAAAGAAGCTAAATGAGGAGTCAATAACGGAAAAAGAAGTTGAGCGGAGGAGAAATGAGGACGAGGAGATGGAGAAGAAGAAAGCATTAGAGGAGGAAAATAAGCAACAAGACAAGATGCCAGAAGAGGAGCAGAAGGAGGTGGAGGAGAACACGCGACTTGGAGAGGAGAACCAGAAGAAGCTAGTGAAGGAGTCTCCAATGAGCAGTTTAGTAAAAAGGTTGAcgcaggaggaggaagaggagaagcAACTAGACAAGATGCCAGATGTGGAGCAGAGGGAGACGCAGGAGAAGATGCGAATAGGAGAGGAGAAACAAAATGAATTGGAAGAAGAGTTACCAATGAGCAGTGTAGTAAAGGGGTTGACACAGGAGGAGGAGCAACCCAACAAGATGTCAGATGAGGAGCAGAGGGAGACGCAGGAGAAGATGCGAAGAGGAGAGAAGAAACAAAAGGAGCTGGAGGAAGAGTCACCAATGAGCAGTTTAGTAAAGAGCAATActcaagaagaagaggaggagaagaaaaagCAACCAGGCAAAATACCAGGGGAGGAGCAGGAGAAGTTGCGGCAAGGAGAGGAGAACCAGAAAGAGCTGGAGGAGAAGTCATCAATGAGCagaaaaataaagaagaaaatagAGGAGCAGCAGAAAGACCTGATAGAGAAGATACAGCCGGGGGAGGAGAAGCAGCTGCTGGAAAATGCTGAAGAGTCAACAGGGAAAAGAGGAGCtaaaagaaagagaaaaaaagaggagATGGAGTCGGGAGAAGAGAAGATACCTCAAGGAGAGGCGAACCGGCGACTCGAGGAGAAGATGGTGCCTGAAGAGAAGTCAATAACGAGAAGAGGAGCTGAGAGAAAGAAAAATGAGGATAAGGAGACTGAGAAGAAAAAAACGTCGGAAGGGGAAAAGAAGCAACCAGACAAGATGCCAGAGAAGACGCGACGACGAGAGGAGAAGCAAAATACGCTGGAGGAGGAGTCAGCAATGAGCAAGGGAGTAAAAAAGAGGACAGATGAGAAACAGAAGAACCAACTAGAGGAGAAACATAAAGACCTAGAGACAAAGTCAACGACAAGTAAAGGAGTTCAGAGGAAGAGAAAAGAGGAGGAAAGAAAGCAAGGAGAGGAGGAACAGAAGAAACGAGGAGAGGAGTCAACAGTAAGCAGAGGGGCTGAGGGAAAGAGAAAGGACAAAACGAAGGACCCACAAGAGCCAAAGAAGCAAGTAGAGGAGGAGCAGATGGTGCTGGCAGAGGATTCAACGAGAAGACGAGTTGAGAGGAAGAGAAAAGAGGAGATCCAGCAGGAAGGAAGTGTTGTAGCAAAGGCAGAGGAGGCGATAACCGCTGAGAAGAAAAGCAGGAGGAAAAGTGAGGAGGGTGGCAGCAAGAAAAGGAGGAAAGAACAGGAGGCAGCAGAAGAGAGAAAAAAGAGGAGGAAGGAAAAGGCAACAGAGGACAGGAGAGAAGCCAGAAGGAAGTCAAGGAAAGATAAGGACACAAGAGAAAGAGGAAGGACAACTGAGGCGGAGAAAGATGGAGCAAAGAAAGGGCATGTGGATGAGGAG CGACAGCAGCGTCTGGCTGCCAAGAGGGAGAGCTTGCTTAAATCTTTGCGAGGTCTGATGAAGGAAAGCTCCCCCAAGAGCATCAC GAAGTCCACCAACAGATCCAAGACAACAGCCAGAAGTCACAAGATGCTCAAAGAGTCCAGCGTGAGGAAGAAAGGTTTCAAAGTCCGAGGAAGCCAACTACTTGTGAAGGAAGCAAAGAAAAACCAAGACGCAACACAGTCAAAGAAGTCGGCCGGCCAAAGCGATGACAGCAAAGTTAAAGAAAAGACACAGGCAGACGAGAAGAAGTTGATTGGAAAAATTGTGAAAGCAACGACAAAGGTTCAAGTAAAGACGATGTTGGGTGGAGCTACGCTGCAAGAGGAACAGAGGAAGAAGACGTTGAAGGCCGACGACACCAAGCTGCAAAGAAGCTCAAAGGAGGCCAGGAAACCTGAGCGACTAACGACAAATGACAAGAGTGCAAGGAACGGCGGCGGCGACCAGGAAGGGAAGAGCAAACTGCGTGATGATGCGAAGGACAACGTGGAAGAAAGGAAAAAGGGGGACAAGATGGCCACCAGTGAAAAGGATGGCAATGCAGCATCAAAACTTGCCAAGCAGCACAGTGGCGGGAGAAGTCATAAACAAACCACACACGCCACCATGCAGAGTGGCGTGTCCAGCGGGGATGCGGCAGAGGATAGTCAGCAGCAGAAGAACAACTCCAACTTGACGCTAATTGATTCAACTCTGCACAGAATCCATGGAGACATACGTATTTCTCTCAAGGGTGACAATCCA GACGTCAGCAAGTGTCTGGCAGCATTGGATCAGCTCAGTGGCATCTATGTGACATCTCAACACGTCCAGAGACACAGCGAGCTAGTGTCCACTCTGAGGAAG ATGCGCTTCTACCGCGCCAACCAGGACATCATGGACAAGGCAGCTATGCTGTACAACCGCTTTAAAAATGCGTTCCTCCTTGGCGAGGACCAGGAGGTGGTCAGCGCCGCTTTCCTGCGCTCGCTGCTGGAGGAAAAAGAGCGTGAGAAGGCAGTGTGCTGTGATGAGGGGGCTGGGCTTGAACAGAAGCAG TGGACTGAACCAACAAtcgtcttttcctctttgactgACACCTCAGCTCAGGGACCGACATCTTTTCGTAGTTTTGTACAGTGA